The genomic region TACGAAGCAACTGAAAAGCGGATGCCACCCCAATAATTGGGCGACGTTTCGGACGTCCGGGAACCACAatcgatgaaaacaaaatcttcgCTATCCCAAGGACAAGAATAAATGTGATCCCACACTTGTCCGTTTAATCGAATGTCGCATTCGTCCAGCCTTGATTCAGTTCctattgttttaaatattaaataattaGCACTTTAAAAATGCATAAAATTCTTGCGAATTCTTACCAATGCATTGAATGGGTTCCGGCCAATGGCGGACACGATTGAGCGTGGTTAACTGGAATTCCCATCTTCGTCCAAAACTCTTGTATTCGTGAAAACTGTCTAAGCCCAACTGACGACATACGACGCGTGCGTTTTGTTCCGTGAAGCGGCGATCACAAACGGGCACCCATTGCTGTGTCGTCTGATTAAACAGTTCCAGGTATCCTTGATTTGCTCCAGCACGACAATCGCCTTCAAGGCACAATCGGACGTTATCCTGTTGGCCAGCTGAAACTTGACGAGCCAATCGATAATTAACCGTCATGGCTGCATTTTGCGGTGCTGGACGCATTAGAATGGGCGCTTCCCAATGTCCTTCTGCATGGAGAACACCCAGTACGAGTATGCCGACGCTGGGTAAAAATTCCAGCTCAACGCCCGGTAAGATGGTCAACGTCACGCCGGGCATGACCGTCAGATCGGTGTGGACGATGTAAGGCCTGTTGCGTCGCACGAGGACAAGATCTTGGAACAAACGTCCACCTAATCGTTCCACGTCCATCACGGGGATAGAAACATCGGTAAAGGTGGACTGGCCGCCATCCCAAATCGGTTCCAGGAAGTACGGCCTGAACGTCGCGATGGCGTAGCTGTTCCAGTCGTCGAAATCGAAAATGCGCTCGCGGATATTTTGCAGCTCGGGTGTTCCCCAATAATTACGTTGAACATTAACGAAGTTGTCCAGTCTGGAAGAGCTGATGCCGGCCAAGAGCTCATAATCCATGGCCGTGTTGGGTCCGAGCATGTTATCAGTGACGTTAACCTTCTGGACGCCCTTCATGGCCAAAGCGTAAGAAGCGGCCAGGTGTGGATTGATGAGCATGGAACGCGTAGCGTGGCCGTTATCCTTGACGACGTTGCGGCTGAAATAGGCCGAAACTTCGCCCAGTATTTCCGACTGGCTGTCCATGTCGAACTCGACCATGAAATTGCCCGTGTTGCGGTGGATCTTGTTCCGCAGAATGTACATCTCCTTCTCCATCCCGCGAAAGCTCACCAATCCCGGCTGGCCTTCGTTATCTTCAATAATATTGTCCGTCAGGTTGAGACGGGCGAAATGACCCCCGACAACGATGCCGAATTGACGATTGGACGTCCAGACGCTATCGGCGACGTAGACCGTGTGAGTGTAGTTCTCGTTGTACTGCAAAACGTAAGGCAGACGGACGTCGAAACCGCCGGCCCGGTTGTTGCGGACGGTATCGTTCTGCAGAATCCAGTGGAACAGATTGTTGGAATCCCTCAGATCTCGCCCGTTCTGGACGATGGCCCGCTGGTTATCGGCTACGGTCGTGTAGTTCATGATGTACTTGATCTCGGCCAGCGGATGACGGCCAACATCGCGGTATGGCGTGTGGACCAGAATGGCTTCTTCTTTGCTCTGGGAAATTTCACATCCAATCAGCTGGATCGTCTCGTTGGCCTTGCGGAGGTAATGGTGGTTCCCGTGCGGGCTGAGGAACAGATTGTAGTGGAGAGACGAAAGACCTTTGCCGTTCCTCCGGATGTTGGTCGACGAGACGGACAGCATCGGTATGGGACCTGTCAAGAGTCGAGACCGCTGGACTTGCAAATCCGTCCGTCTGTAAGCCGTCAGCAAGATGAGCATGCCTCCTTTAGCATCCTGCCCGCTCCTGTACTTGACCGTCAACTTGTACGAGCTGCTGACCGTCGGGAAAGACGTCAGGTTGATTCGGACGTTCCAGATTTCGTTGCTCAAATCGCCATAGTCCAGCAAGTGGACGGACTCGGTGCTGGTGTTTTGGATAGGATTGATCACCTGCATGCCGATCACGTTACGTTGGTCCGTTTGAATAATTAGAGTGGATTCAATTTCCTGGCCTTTCAGGCGACTCGTTTTCAGATAACGCGGATCATCCGGAACCAGTTCCATAGTGCCTTGTGTCTCCGGAATCGGGATGAATTTATTGGCCTTCAAAATTCCAAGCCAGCCGACCATTTCTCGGAGCTCCTGACGGGCAATCATCGGGTTGTAATGGATGCCCGACTCCATATTGTCTTCGATGTGACATTCGGCCAGCTGGAGGCCCAAACTGCGCAAGCTGACGCCGTGCCCGCGGTTCTGCGAGATGTGGCTGTTCTTCAAGCTGGGAATGCGTTCCGGGTAGTAAATATCCGAGTAGATGATGCCCAGGCCGTCGTGGTCGTTGCCGACCAATCGGAGACGATCGAGAACGTGGTGATGGAAATCGATGCGGACGGCCGGCTGGAACGAATGGGTGGCGTAATCGAAAAGTCCGGCTCGTTCGACCGTTGCCGATCGAAGGACGGACTTCTTGGCCGTCATGCCGAAACGCAAACCGGCCCAGGAGACGTCGTGGCAGCGCAGGCCGACGTCCATGTCGTGCCCGCAATAATTCTCCGTTTGATTGACAGTCGGTCGATGGAAACACGATCGAACGTCCGTGTCGAGTGAGGAACAATCAACGTGACTCATCAAGACGGGATCTTCCAGCCCCAGAGATGATTGCAGATGGATGGGTTCAATAAACCAATCGCGAGGGTTGAGAACCAGACCCATCTGGTGGCAGGCCACAGCAGCTGATTGCATGGTCCATCCTTCGTTACACACAGTGCCCCAACGATTACCGACTTTCACTTGAAGCCTTCCTTCTCTACTGGTAGCACCTCCTACCAGCTGGACACCTACTTCGACAGTGGTATTCTCTCGGACGGCGCGATCCATCAAGGAGAACGTGATAGTTCCATCAGGCGATGTGGATCCTTCGGCAACCAACTCACCGCCAATCATCATGCCCATCGAGTGTTCAAAGCGGAGGGTGACCCCAAAAGCTACTGTCAGACGGCCCGTCGGATGGATGACAATGTCACGAATGACGTGATACACACCCGGATCAATCAGCTCTTCTTGTCCTGTTACTTCTCCGCCGATTTCCCGGCTGCCGGGAGTCACGAACGTGGGGACAAAGTCTTGGATGTTGGACACAGCGTCCGTGTCGAAATTCGTGTCGTGAAGAAGGAACGGCTTGAAAGCTACACGAGCCAGATTGTACCGATCCTTGCGGTCGAAAAGACGGTAATAGATGTCACGCTCTATTTTAGCGCCCAGCCAATTCCGGACGGCGGAAATTTCGAGCCGTTGATCTTCTAATTGCGATCCGATCTCGTAATTGGAATCGGGATTGTCTATCATGTTGCGAGTGACATTGACGTTACTGGAACCGACGACCACGACTGCAGCTACACGGGAACGCGGATGAAGTCCAACAGAACTGAACGGCTGGCGGATGCTGTTGCGTTTCATCCAATTGCGCGTGAAAAACAGCTTTTGCGCATCACCCGCGTATTGGGAAAGACCCAAATTAGCGACAAACAAGCCGGAATTGAATTCGAAACGGTTATTAGCGACAAGGATATCGCTAGATAACGATTCGAGTTCCAAAGCGTCCGGATTGCGGATGAGAAGGCACCCTTGTTTTTGATGACGGAAGAGATTGTGTTCTACTATGGCCGTCATTGAAACAGCGGGCGCTAAAACTAATCCCACCCGTTGATTGTGATGGAACTGATTATGTCCGACGTTGATTTGGCGCATTGGTGCGGAAGGCTTCCAGCAAGACAAGATCTCTAGGGCGTCCCACTGGCTTTGATTGAAAATATTGCCGCTAACATTAACGCTTCCGGCCGTGCAAAAATTGCCTACAAAGACGGATGTCCATTGATTGGCCGAAATCGTGTTATAGGCAATGATGAATTCTTGATTGAGGGCCAGCTTCGGAGAGCTCTGATTAAACCAGGCGACGATGCCGTGGCCTCGATTGCGCTCGATGACCGAGTAGGAGACGTTGACTCTTCCGCCGGAGTAGGTCATGTTGATACCGTCACCCAAATTGTACCCGACGAAGCTCGAAGTCACGTTGACGTCGCCGGCTCCGTCCAGCACTTGAACACCGGCCATACGGTTCTCTCTGAGCGTTGAACCCTGGACGTGGAGGAGTGATCGGATGTTTTCGGCCATGACGCCTCTGGCGCCATTGCTGGTGACGACAGAATTCGTCAAGTTGAGATCGTAACTTTTACTGAAACCGGACGTCAACTCCATTTGGAGAACCGTCCGGCTGGAAGCTCGTGCTGTGTACAGGATCCAGATGGCGTTTCGAGTCGTCGTGACACTCTGAGGCCTTGTGCTGTTGTTGATCTGGAATTTGGCGATGAGAGGCGACCGGGAATCCGGCCCGTCGTGGACAACCACTTCGGCGACGGAATCAATTTTGGCGGCCATCAGGTAGACGAAGTGGAGCGTCAGGACCTGACCGTAAGTGGTGGAAAATCGCTTTTCACACCTGGCATTAGCGATGCTTCCGTGATAGCTTTCAGCTAAGATGGGCAGCGGATAAGCCGGACTGGATGTGCTGGCGGATGTGCAAAGATCGTGGGTACCCACTACGGCATCGCTGGATTGATCACCAGGTCGGGTGTCGTGGAAAACGTATTTGACACCCTCCTGGCCGTTGTTGGAGACGGTGCAAGCGTCCAGCAGTACGGAACCGCTGGACGTGTTGACGTAGATGCCGTATCCGGCGTTGCCCGTCACTGTGGCCCCTCTGAAAGCCACCGGAGAGTCTGGTGACGTCACATTGACGCCATTGTAAGCCGATCCTTCCACCCGGATTTTCTCCATTTGCGGGGCGACTCCGACGCTTTCCAGGGCTGAGACGGCCTTGCCACCCCGGTCAACGCCGGCATTTAAAATGTCCACGTAATGCAAATAAGATTCTGACATctgtaaattttaatttttagaaagaaaaataattattatttcgAATTTTGTGGGTAGATTTCTAAGTACGTAAATGTCTGCTATTATCTTATCTTAAAGATAGTTTTTTATTGCTTCTATCTCGTTGGAGATAACGAGACGTACAGTATTAACGAAAGCGACACCCttcctttgtttgtaaaaaaaaaaataaggaaaaaaaatgaggtaggGAAAAATGCTGACCCTCAATTAAATACAATAGATTATGAAAGTGACTGTAAAACACGACCGGAAATCAAAAGTGCTGGCGCGCGCTCtgtggtttctttttttttttttttttcttgttgagggaaaaaataatgataataattgaaCATGTTTATTGACGGCTTATATTCACCTTGACGTAGAGGGTGTTGCCCTGTGTCAAATCCTTCTTGTGTCGAGCGTGTTCGAAGCGGATGCCTCGCCAACGGGTACCAACAAAACCCGACTCCGCCGAGTAGTAACCGGAGCACTCCATACCCAAGTCCGGATGGTAATCTAccgttttttttaacaaaaccaggaaaccaaagaaaaatgcaaaaacatCGCCATTagtaacaaaaacatttcctttttactccaaaacatttttatggTTGCCACTGTTAACGGAGTCTAGAAAGAAGGGCAGGAAGGGtatattttgttatttctcACGACTTTTGTTAGGCTCCGTCAGTCACGTTTTTCTTCCCTCATTTCTTCCGGAAATGGCGTGTCACGTGACACGTACCGCAAGCGATAGATATGCCCTATTATGGCAGTGATTTCAtccgctattttttttttgttccaaagaGGGCGATGGTTttccatgttttgtttttttttcaagtgacAATCTCATAACCACTAaaccaccaaaaaaaagggacgcaTGCGGACCAGGGGATTTATTGATGAGACGTCGGTACATGTTTATGTCATGCCCGTGGACAGGATGTGATCGTCTACCGAGCGTGTCTTTACACGGACACCAAGTGAAGAGCTTGGCGGTTTCAGCCTTTATGTGCGAGTTCATTGACTCGTTGCGATggggaaaataaaagtaaacaatgaaaacGTTGCCCTTACCACATACTCCAGCTCCAACGCGTCTTGAATTCCAATCGCACTGAAAAAGGCTGGATGCGCCTGGATAACAGCGCGGATTTTCCAGCAAGAGGGGACGGCTGGATGAGGAATTGACCCGATCCAACCATTGAACATAACGACCTCCAGTAAAACCCATCTGCCGACAGGTCGTTTCATAATCCGTCACGGTCCAGCTATTCCAGGCGTAGGaaggaaaaacagaaaattatgaTTATGAATAAACGTAATTCAACAGCATCCGGCTGTTTTACCACGCCCTTCTTACTTCCTAGAGTTGGTGCAAACGGAACGCCATTCACCCAAATGGCGGATCTGCAAACGGCCAGACAAGGGTGGGTCCATCAACTAGCCGGACATCGGACAACAAGCGTGCAGGACCCGTTTCCACGGCACTCATAACAATCCTAGCGTCTGCATTGCCCTAAAATAGCAGACgaaccagaaaaaaacaaaacaaatagaaaggTGAATAAATTATTGAGAGAGAGATTTCAGTGAGTCATTCGACTTCCGTCTATCGTTTGCATATATTGCGTGATCACATGAAATCACTCAAGAAGATTGTGTTATCAGTTTACATAATGACACAAAACCATGTGGCAGCAAAGGCAAAGCTTTCTCTTGAAAATCAAAGTTCACCTTCACGCTAGTTGCCTTTTCTCACGCCaaacatcttttcttttggtctaGGACGTTCACCTTGTTAAATTCTGGTATGTGCACGGTACCAAGACTAAATCGTCTAAATTAATCCATATCTTGTTGAACCaagtacaaaaaaattttgattaaaaagAACATAGTTCAACGATGATCTGGCAACGTTTGTAAATTCACAGAATTCGTTTCACCCATACTGTATGatcgatcaaaaaatgaaattttaagtGTGTCATTCAAATTACACCTTTCAACTATTGAACTGAAGACAAAGCATCGTCTAGTGGGCCACAAAAATAACCCCTTTAGGATTCAAAACCTgtaaatgcaaaaagaaacttaccTTTGCAATGAGGGCACCTTTGACGAGAATACCCGCACCAGGATGGAAGTTGATGACGACGCCCGATTCGATATTGAGCGAGCCagttttttcgatttgaatcAAATCATGAATAAGGTAAGGGCTGTGTGCTCGAGTCATAAAACTACTGCCCGTCACACTTTCGTTGAAAACGGACTCACTAGCCGTTCGATGGCAAAGAATAACAATGGCCAACAATGTGGTTGACCACCTTGCTAGGTGCAAGCGTCCGAGCTTCATTATCGTTAAGTTTTTCTTGACGATTTAGGGATTCACCATGAATACATTTTCACAAGAGATCGAGAGATATGCCGCAAGATGTTGCAGAAACTAAATATATTGGAACTTTCCACCGAACGAAATTCCTGCAGGTTAGAAGGCGCACTGGTCGTTGGCAGCACTGTCAGGGCAACGGTTGAATATGAACTGCCCCGCCTCACAACATTTGAAACTCTCCAAAGTCGAATGCAACCACTccaccttatttttttccccaacggCCTTAGCACATGAGAGAAGGCAAacgaaaagatgaaaagagaaCTCCCTCAGGGCGTTGTTAGTTACCTGTGGGAgtgaaaaagaagttggatgaaagaggaaaagaagaaaaaggaatggaGTTCAAGAAGAGCTGACTGTACAGAACAATGGGGGATTTGGGGAGGCAGACGAAGCAGGTAGAAGAACCGGTCACGTGACCGATTAGGAATGCATGTGAGAAATGGGGGATAAACAGGTAGAGAATGACAGGCTGTTCGCGCCATCTGTTGCTTGCGAATTCAACTagttctattattttttcaaattcatcgATTGTATGGAAACTGTATTATTGTTGTTTACTACAACAATAAAGACTTAacttgtaacaaaaaaaaacaatataaatGTCCTTGTTTTCACGAAATTCTAAAGAGGACGGGATTGAAGTATTCAGGAAGAGGCGACCGCGCTAAATGTCTTCACATCGCAAACAAAACAGCACAGTTAATGGGTTTCACAAAACTATCAAAAGTAATATGAGTTTGACTTGCATATCTATAACAGAGAACTAAAGTACGGGGCTGccagtatttttcttttttctttctttttttggtcttgTAAGTATTTTCGATTGATGAGAGCTATATGGCATGAAGTATTAGAGGACAACAGAAATTAGAGTGACAATCTAGCAGTATCTGTAAGACGACCAAAACAGTTACACAGGCTAGACCTAAGTCACACATCAACACACTATTAAACACTGAAGGAGGCAGAAATGCATCTTGAGGGCTATGCATTATCTTTCTTAAAGGCTACCAAATAAACTGGAGATAAGATTGATGGGCAGATCAAAAGAACCAACAAACTAGTGGTACTTATCAAAGAGAAATTCAAAGTATTAATCCAGAAACTGAATGAGATGGTGGGGAATGATGACAAACAAGATAAAATTGATGTGGCACTGGAAGTTCAAACGCAAGTATTCGAATCGTTTGTCAACCCGTTATAAATCTGTCCGGCTTCGTCTTCGTCGGTATctaataaaatagaaatattgtaaaaagaagacgaggTTATGACTAGAATTTAATACTAACCTCCATTGTATTCCAGAACAAGGCTGCTCATAGCATCCGTCACGGAATCGGCGGCACTCATTAAATCGTGACGCCAATCAAAACTGCCAGTGTTAAAATTGCGATTAGGATTTTCCATGGAAGATGCGATGGTGGGTTGGTGAGATTCGTGCTCGACTGACGGGCTTTTCCCTCGGCTAGGGGTCGATGAAGTCGATGGCGTGGAACGTGGCGATAACTGCTGATTCTGAAATATTGGTTTGGCGatggaaggaaaaacaaaaagaaagagtgtGGTGCCATGAAAGAGATTATATGGAATTGAATCTGAAATACTTTAATCATTTTCATTAGCGATTCTAGCTGCACCATTAGCTGCTTGCGAGATTCCTGCAATCCATTCAACTGTTGCTCGAGTTCAGACTTCCTCTGTCGCAATACGCTCAATTCTTCCATTAGAGGATATGGTCCGGTTATGGCCCCTTCATCCATTTCTTGTTCGCGGCtgaaaatatgaaattaaataaatcaatGCCATTTTGAAATCATGAGAGCTACAAGTGTTAGATACCGAATACGAGCAATTTCTCTGAGGATTTCCTGATTTTTATTCTCAAGCTGCGCCAAAAGCTGATGTGCGCTGGTGCTACCTTCTTGTTCAGGACATGGATCTTTTTGCCCTTCGGCCAATTTAGCCGCATAGCGAGCAATTAATCCATGTTCATCGTCTCCCCTTTGCCATGAACGACCTAAGCTTTCAGTGTTGTTCTGCATTTGGCTTGTCTTCCAGGTATCGTTGCCGCCCAACAGAGAAGCGTTACGCTCTAATGTAGCTGAGGGCGTtgaactaaaaaacaaaagaaaacacacacatggCTTATATAAATGGAAAACGCAAAAATGTTAAAGATATGACGAGAACATTGTAAGGAGATTAAAAAGGACGCACGATAAAAAGttttcccataccgggaatcgaacccgagcctcctgggtgaaagccaggtatcctagccactagaccatatgggatatACAAAATGTAGTATTTACGTGTATGTGACTGCCACGGGTCTCTCAGGTCCCTCGAGCGTTCGCCAAACTCTGGAGCGATTTTGGTCATGGCTGTCGGATGTCGGACTCCTAACGCATTGAAGAGAACGCCTCAACGATGCCGAAAAGATTGATTCCTTCGGCGTTTTCTATATTCAATGCAAAAAATTGGACAAATCAGTTTTCATGACGAAGCACCAATAAAGGTAGACTGCCAATCTAAAATAAATCGTCATTATACCTCTTCTGCTGCCTGATGCATCAAGAAGCGTGAATAAACAAGTAAGCGTTGGGGTATAAAATAGCGAATATGTAACGAGATTTTGCTATCTATGACTAGACTGCTTGACTAAATACGTGGTTGCAACCTACCGGTGTATGATGCTCGCGGATGTCATGGTCAGCGTGATGTGAATCGGAGAAAGAGAGTCCACGCCAGAAGCATTCTTGACATTGGTGGCTCCAGGCAGAAGGACATTTGGTGCACTGGTAGCGTAGACCGCTAAAACGGGTGCGTCCACATGAAACACACTCCACGGGATGGACAACTAATTAATTAAAATGGGaagtcaaaaaagaaaatataatcTCGTCGTTTTAGGGTACTTCACAAGAAATTCTTCAGCATTACCATTTTCGGCAGCTGCGATGCGATGGATGAGAGGGAGCCAAACAAGTGATGGGGCCGCCGCAGGGTCACCCAAAAGCACATCAAGGAATTCATTGACGCTCACTTTCGTaccctaaacaaaaaaaaaaacagtgtaAAGTTTTAATATgccatatttaaaaaatttaataaattcCTAGTATAGGATAAATACATTTGGAAAGATTTCTTGAGCCATTGCTGGTCTATAATGAAATGAAGGTTCTTCTCCAACTGCAGCAGTGAGAACAAAACACTGACGCATAAAGTCTTCAAATTTGGGAGCAACTAGCTGTCCATTGGAATCAGACATTTGAGAAAATGCATCTGGAAAGATATGTTACTGGATTACATACAGAATTATGCATATTGCTGGTAAGCTAAACTTACAACGAAGCTTATCTGCCAACTTTCCACCACACAAGACAGCTAAAACCATTTTAATTGTAAAGACAGGAATTCTATCAGTGTCGTCATTCCTGTAAATTAAGAAAGTTAATGTTATGAGTTTAGTAAACTAAAATGATTGCTTACAAGCTGTAAATAGACATGATCCACTTAATTAGGTACATGGAAGCAGGATCAACATGAAGTTGCTGTCCTATGGGGACTCGTTTGTTCAGATGCACATACAAAGTATTGACCAATGTTTCAAGTCGGCTAAGGGTCATTGGTGTATAGGGTTCCACTGAATTCAATCCATTTTCTCTGAAGGCCTCAATTAAATTCCAAACATCGATGAGGTGAACTgaaaaggtttcaaaattgtgTTAAGTGAAAATTATGGCATTTACTGATTATCTTACGGTGGGTTCTACGTTGAATGAACCTAAATTTGACAGCTGTCCGATAAGAGGCTAATCGAATGACATCAAAATTTTGTGTCTGGATATCATTTGCCAGGTCTAATTTATCCAATTTGCTTTGTTCCATACTGGCTACAAATCTTTTAAAGCGCCTAGCACTCAATTTTAACTTCTAAGAAATAGTATGTTGTACTAATTACTGTCGAAGCTGAGCAATTCGGAGTAACACCGTTAAGCCGAACTTGACGCCCGGGCGAGGAAGAACTAGCCGTTTTAGCAAAACAGCACGGGCACCTAAACGCATAGAAATTGCAGCACATGCAAAAACATATAAAGCTCGATCAGCTGTTCGGAATGCTTGTACTGCAGGCAGCCTTCTGGCTGTTGTTGATACTAAACAGACGAGCCCTTAACATGTGTTTACCAAGACAGCACAGGCACTCGTCTAGAAAGACCAGATGATTAATTTTCCAAACACGATTACTGGACTTTGGTTGAACGTTTGGCACGCTGGTCGATTAGCAAACCAGTGGCAGATTTATACACATTTTTAAGGTCggtgaattttctttttgacgaGCTGATTTAACGAATCCATGTTTTCATTAATCAGCGGAAGTGTATGGGCGGTATAGCATAAATGGAAATTCcgtatttttcaaataaagagAAATATATCATCActtcgaaaaaataaaagctttaACTTATTAGCTTTtacgacgggcagagactgtactgtggaagacgggcaactacagcggtTTTTTAGTTGGCAAAAGGGGTTGACGGGCTGAGACTATTGAGAAAAGACGGGCAGAAGGAAAAATTAGgtggacgggcaactacagcgggcgtCTTCTGGGCTGAGACTGTGAGgaaaagacgggcaaaagcaaatgaaaaggtcAATGGGCAACTATATCGGTCGTTTTGGCGGCCGAAAGGGACTGTGACGAAAGggtgggcaaatgcaaaaaaaaaaggtagatgtgCCCCCAGCAGGCATTTTTGCGGGCAGAATGTGAGTTGACGGACAGAGTGttggttgacgggcagagagggggtcgacaaCTCGACAGGTAACTTCAGCTGGGTTCTTGGCCGGCAGAGAAGTGAGGTGATGGACGGGCAGTATTTCGATGACACAACTCATATGtattagaaaaaataaaatcactAGAGAccaagaaataaataaaaaataataataataatatttttaaaaataaataaataataaaaacttaCCGGGTTTTTCACTTAAATTTGTCTCCGTGCACAGATCATTCAACCCCAAAAATCGCAACATTTATGggaattaaaatgttttaaatgtaTCTTAAAACGATAGTGATTAAACTATAGAAAATAATATAATAGCATTTGGGAATAATGTATTTAATGTAAACCAACAACCactgttgtttttcttatcaCTGAAAACACCGCCCGTTTTCAAACTCATTGAGTAGCACCTGTTTTTATCAgtattttaagaaaataacGTAACACTTAGATGTAACAGTAGCGAAACATACTGAGAACTGGTGAGTGATGAGTTTCCAGCAGTAATGCAAATTCACGTAGTATAATGAggaaccaaaaagaaagacgagaaATAAGGAACTCTTAACAAATAACCGTACGTTGAGGAATAATTACATACAGGATCCACGTGAGAAAAAATGGGTTCCCTTCTCGGGAACCCTACTTACCTTATGGGATGTTACCTTAGTTGATATACCTGCGTGGATCCTTTTAAGCCTTGAAAGGTTGCTTCGTACGTCAAGCAGGACCCCGGGGTATGGGGTCAATCACGGTTAGACAACGTCACGCCGTGACACCTTCAAGGCCGTGGATGGCGCCACTACTCCATCCACCCCATCACTTAGTGTTACAGGCATCTCCTTTATACAGGTAGTTATCACCGAAATTTCGCTGCTGCACGTAATGCCGCTTTTCAACCATTTTGTTGCTTTAAAATGAGCAATTAactaaaaatcgataaaacaaataatgaactatattaactacatgaatttttaataggagaaaatatttttattctctaAAGCTCAAGAAATATGTATAAAAGGGGTAAATTGTGTAACAGAAGGGTGTAACTTGTAAGGGTATACGTTTTGAAAGCTTCctggtttatttcaatcacAAGATTCatatgttttagttaaaaCAGAACCGCGAAAAGCAAGAAATAACAATAAA from Daphnia carinata strain CSIRO-1 chromosome 6, CSIRO_AGI_Dcar_HiC_V3, whole genome shotgun sequence harbors:
- the LOC130689625 gene encoding dystrobrevin beta-like, which produces MEQSKLDKLDLANDIQTQNFDVIRLASYRTAVKFRFIQRRTHLHLIDVWNLIEAFRENGLNSVEPYTPMTLSRLETLVNTLYVHLNKRVPIGQQLHVDPASMYLIKWIMSIYSLNDDTDRIPVFTIKMVLAVLCGGKLADKLRYAFSQMSDSNGQLVAPKFEDFMRQCFVLTAAVGEEPSFHYRPAMAQEIFPNGTKVSVNEFLDVLLGDPAAAPSLVWLPLIHRIAAAENVVHPVECVSCGRTRFSGLRYQCTKCPSAWSHQCQECFWRGLSFSDSHHADHDIREHHTPKTPKESIFSASLRRSLQCVRSPTSDSHDQNRSRVWRTLEGPERPVAVTYTSTPSATLERNASLLGGNDTWKTSQMQNNTESLGRSWQRGDDEHGLIARYAAKLAEGQKDPCPEQEGSTSAHQLLAQLENKNQEILREIARIRREQEMDEGAITGPYPLMEELSVLRQRKSELEQQLNGLQESRKQLMVQLESLMKMIKNQQLSPRSTPSTSSTPSRGKSPSVEHESHQPTIASSMENPNRNFNTGSFDWRHDLMSAADSVTDAMSSLVLEYNGDTDEDEAGQIYNGLTNDSNTCV